In Methanothermobacter sp., the following are encoded in one genomic region:
- the glp gene encoding gephyrin-like molybdotransferase Glp, protein MGVEFLDIIDLDDARRIMADLFRELYSRGSETVNIDDALGRLLAEDVESPIDLPPFDRASRDGYAVVASDTFGASDEKPVRLRCIETVEAGSLPSGRVESGSCTRISTGAPVPEGADAVVMVEYTEVSGEDVYIHRPAYPSQHIAAAGSDIDAGSVLVGGGKVLSPDKIAALSAAGVTSVEVVSRPLVHVISTGNELTEPSGRLEPAKIFDSNSLGISAALRDAGCSVSRGGIVRDDYDELRSALIEGLGKADLVITSGGTSAGAGDVLADVLEDLGEVVIHGISMKPGKPTIVGVVDGKMVVGLPGFPVAALLVFRSLVEPFLRELSGIKAPEGSVKTLKLAERFHSSRGRVQYALVRVDGQYARPIFRDSGAIAALAGADGYIEVPKNVEIINEGEKVEVVLFENR, encoded by the coding sequence ATGGGAGTCGAATTTCTTGATATAATCGATCTGGACGATGCAAGGAGGATAATGGCTGATCTCTTCAGGGAACTTTACAGTAGAGGTTCTGAAACCGTTAATATTGATGATGCCCTCGGGAGGTTACTTGCAGAGGATGTTGAAAGCCCCATTGACCTGCCACCATTTGACAGGGCCTCCAGGGATGGGTATGCGGTGGTGGCCTCAGATACATTCGGGGCAAGCGATGAGAAACCTGTGAGGCTCAGGTGTATCGAGACGGTTGAGGCAGGCTCTTTGCCCTCAGGGAGAGTTGAAAGCGGTTCATGCACCCGGATAAGCACCGGGGCCCCGGTGCCAGAGGGTGCCGATGCAGTTGTCATGGTTGAGTACACCGAGGTTAGTGGTGAGGACGTCTACATCCATAGGCCGGCATACCCCTCGCAGCATATCGCGGCGGCGGGATCTGATATTGATGCGGGCAGTGTACTTGTGGGGGGCGGGAAGGTACTCTCACCCGACAAGATCGCGGCGCTTTCAGCTGCAGGGGTCACCTCGGTGGAGGTTGTATCGAGACCTCTGGTACATGTCATATCAACGGGTAATGAACTCACTGAGCCCTCAGGGAGACTTGAACCTGCAAAGATATTTGATTCAAATTCTCTGGGAATATCGGCGGCCCTCAGGGATGCCGGCTGCAGTGTCAGCCGTGGGGGTATAGTTAGGGATGATTACGATGAACTCAGAAGTGCCCTCATTGAGGGGCTGGGTAAAGCGGACCTCGTTATAACCTCAGGTGGCACCTCTGCAGGGGCGGGCGATGTCCTGGCGGATGTGCTTGAGGATCTTGGTGAGGTGGTCATTCACGGCATCTCCATGAAGCCGGGTAAGCCCACCATAGTGGGGGTGGTTGACGGTAAGATGGTGGTTGGGCTCCCTGGTTTTCCGGTTGCAGCCCTTCTGGTTTTCAGGTCACTTGTAGAACCATTCCTCAGGGAACTTTCGGGAATAAAAGCCCCTGAGGGTTCTGTGAAGACACTTAAACTTGCCGAGAGATTCCACTCATCAAGGGGCAGGGTCCAGTATGCCCTTGTGAGGGTTGATGGCCAGTATGCAAGGCCAATATTCAGGGATTCCGGTGCAATAGCAGCCCTTGCAGGGGCCGATGGATACATTGAGGTGCCTAAGAACGTTGAGATAATCAATGAGGGAGAGAAGGTTGAGGTTGTCCTCTTTGAGAACCGGTGA
- a CDS encoding KH domain-containing protein gives MPAEEYLKIPRERVGVLIGKNGEVKAQIERLTQTDLEIDSETGAVTLIPHDELDDPLSPWKARNIVRAIGRGFNPEVALRLLDDDVALDIIKITDYVGKSKKAIARQKGRVIGRGGITRRIIHDMTGVDISVYGKTVALIGEFEKLSVAREAVEMILNGARHKSVYAFLEKKKQEMKMKEFQEGVKFM, from the coding sequence ATGCCCGCCGAGGAATATCTCAAAATACCCCGAGAAAGGGTTGGAGTTCTGATAGGTAAGAACGGTGAGGTCAAGGCACAGATTGAGCGTCTAACGCAGACAGACCTTGAAATTGACAGCGAAACAGGTGCAGTTACACTCATACCCCATGATGAACTCGACGACCCCCTGTCACCATGGAAGGCAAGGAACATAGTTAGGGCCATAGGACGTGGCTTCAACCCGGAGGTTGCCCTAAGGCTCCTGGATGACGATGTTGCCCTTGACATCATCAAGATAACCGACTATGTCGGTAAATCCAAAAAGGCCATAGCAAGGCAGAAGGGCCGTGTAATAGGTAGGGGTGGTATAACCAGACGCATAATTCATGATATGACCGGGGTGGATATATCGGTCTATGGAAAAACCGTTGCACTGATAGGTGAATTTGAAAAACTCTCTGTTGCAAGGGAAGCCGTTGAAATGATACTTAATGGCGCCAGACACAAGTCTGTGTACGCATTTCTTGAAAAGAAGAAACAGGAAATGAAAATGAAGGAGTTTCAGGAAGGCGTTAAATTCATGTAA
- a CDS encoding DNA topoisomerase IV subunit A, whose protein sequence is MNRREIAINKLKSLGDVILDDVSRGKIPRIKVPSRGTSNIIYDEEKRHYILGDRYGTRSMGNVKQIKKIGQMLYTANFCKDLVAREKTATLRELYYISEGWEVDFADQQESNIVGEDLEVTLGMTREELGLMPEEDGASVYGALTVREGDIEINALRSGKSGYNISPTIDEVEFVDHDVERVIAVETMGMFHRLVQEKAYKKFDALIVGLKGQAARATRRFIKRVNEELDLPVYICNDGDPWGFHIAMVIISGSAKLAHVNHQLATPDAKFLGVTASDIINYDLPTDPLKDIDVVRLKELLNDPRYRDEFWKTEIKKMLKIGKKAEQQSFSKYGLEYVVDTYLPEKLEAVENQ, encoded by the coding sequence ATGAATAGAAGGGAAATAGCCATTAACAAACTTAAAAGTCTTGGAGACGTCATACTCGACGATGTGAGCCGTGGGAAGATCCCCAGGATAAAGGTTCCATCAAGGGGTACATCCAACATAATCTACGATGAAGAAAAGAGGCACTACATCCTGGGTGACCGCTACGGTACACGTTCAATGGGTAATGTGAAGCAGATAAAGAAGATAGGTCAGATGCTATACACCGCCAACTTCTGCAAGGACCTGGTGGCCAGGGAGAAAACCGCGACCCTCAGGGAACTCTACTACATCTCAGAGGGATGGGAGGTGGACTTTGCAGACCAGCAGGAATCCAACATCGTTGGAGAGGACCTGGAGGTTACCCTGGGAATGACCAGGGAGGAGCTGGGCCTCATGCCAGAGGAAGACGGCGCATCTGTCTACGGTGCCCTGACGGTCCGTGAGGGTGATATAGAGATAAACGCCCTCAGATCTGGCAAATCAGGTTATAACATATCACCCACCATAGATGAGGTTGAATTTGTGGATCACGATGTTGAACGTGTAATTGCGGTGGAGACAATGGGTATGTTCCACCGTCTCGTGCAGGAGAAGGCCTACAAGAAGTTCGACGCCCTCATCGTTGGGCTTAAGGGTCAGGCCGCAAGGGCAACCAGGAGGTTCATAAAGAGGGTCAACGAGGAACTGGACCTTCCAGTGTACATCTGTAACGACGGAGACCCATGGGGATTCCATATCGCCATGGTCATAATCTCAGGGAGTGCGAAGCTCGCCCATGTGAACCACCAGCTTGCAACCCCGGATGCAAAGTTCCTGGGGGTTACGGCAAGTGACATCATAAACTATGACCTCCCCACAGATCCCCTCAAGGACATCGATGTAGTGAGGCTCAAGGAACTCCTGAACGATCCAAGGTACAGGGATGAGTTCTGGAAGACCGAAATAAAGAAGATGCTGAAGATCGGTAAGAAGGCAGAACAGCAGTCCTTCTCGAAGTATGGTCTTGAGTACGTGGTTGACACGTATCTTCCAGAGAAACTTGAAGCCGTGGAGAACCAGTAG
- a CDS encoding deoxyribonuclease IV translates to MIRVGPAGNPVGYRGSTVSVFRKIRAMGLDAYEYQATYGLRLKKENALKIGENSRKNDILVSMHGPYYINLSSSNEETIKKSIDRLFDCAVAGEWMGAYRIVFHPGFYGALGRRRAFELCRKSLEELISRLESAGIRDFTLAPETTGKRSQVGSLEEIIRFSEEFDNVMPTVDFAHIHARGGGCIGGASDYRRILEEIEGRVGVEHLHCHFTGIEYTDEGERKHHTLSEGFGPPVEPLLEVLVDGGWDATIISETPRKDDDARRIKALLEEYLSR, encoded by the coding sequence TTGATAAGGGTTGGTCCTGCAGGGAACCCCGTGGGTTACCGTGGCAGTACAGTCAGTGTTTTCAGAAAGATCAGGGCCATGGGACTTGACGCCTATGAGTACCAGGCAACCTATGGTCTCAGGTTGAAAAAGGAAAACGCCCTTAAGATTGGTGAAAATTCAAGGAAGAATGATATACTCGTCTCAATGCACGGCCCATACTATATAAACCTTTCATCATCCAACGAGGAAACCATAAAGAAGTCAATTGACCGGCTCTTTGACTGTGCAGTTGCAGGGGAGTGGATGGGTGCCTACCGTATTGTATTCCACCCCGGCTTTTACGGTGCCCTGGGGAGGAGAAGGGCATTTGAGCTCTGCAGGAAGTCACTTGAAGAACTCATCTCAAGACTTGAAAGTGCCGGTATCAGGGACTTCACACTTGCACCTGAGACCACCGGTAAGAGGTCACAGGTGGGAAGTCTGGAGGAGATTATAAGATTCTCAGAGGAATTTGATAACGTCATGCCCACCGTGGACTTTGCACACATACATGCAAGGGGTGGTGGGTGCATAGGGGGCGCCAGTGATTACAGGAGAATACTTGAGGAAATTGAGGGAAGAGTAGGAGTAGAGCACCTCCACTGCCACTTCACAGGGATAGAGTACACAGATGAGGGAGAGAGAAAGCACCACACCCTATCCGAAGGCTTTGGCCCTCCTGTTGAGCCCCTCCTTGAGGTGCTGGTTGATGGTGGATGGGATGCCACCATAATCTCCGAGACACCCAGAAAGGATGATGATGCAAGGAGGATAAAGGCCCTCCTTGAGGAGTACCTCAGCAGGTGA
- the eif1A gene encoding translation initiation factor eIF-1A, with translation MSRGHQTQEVRRVRTPRKGEIPGVVEQIMGHGKLKVRCADGHIRLGRIPGKMKKRIWIREGDVVLVKPWEFQSDEKADIVWRYTRTESNWLERKGYLKL, from the coding sequence TTGAGTAGAGGACATCAGACACAGGAAGTTAGACGTGTGAGGACGCCCAGGAAGGGCGAGATACCTGGAGTTGTTGAGCAGATAATGGGGCACGGGAAGCTCAAGGTGAGGTGTGCCGATGGCCATATAAGGCTCGGCAGGATCCCGGGCAAGATGAAGAAGAGGATATGGATCCGTGAGGGTGACGTTGTACTAGTGAAGCCATGGGAGTTCCAGAGCGATGAGAAGGCCGATATAGTGTGGAGGTACACCCGTACAGAGTCCAACTGGCTTGAGAGGAAGGGCTACCTCAAACTCTGA
- a CDS encoding calcium-transporting P-type ATPase, PMR1-type, producing MKWGRMSVKEVLKELKTSENGLNSDEAARRLEAYGKNELVEEKKAGPLRMFLAQFMDILIILLILAAVASYFVGDVLDSAVILFVVVVNATVGFIQEYRAEQAMEKLKGLVSTEATVIRDGMTQKIPASELTIGDIVIIEEGDNVPADIRLIESYDLRIDESTLTGESIPVQKTHENPEDERDVIAFMDSDVVSGRGKGAVIAVGMDTSIGRIAEMIQEDDGKTPLQEKIASLGKSLGLIAVVVCAMVFAIQFLRGLPLVDTFMTAVSLAVASVPEGLPAILTLTLALGMQRMARSNAIVRRLLAVETLGSCSVICTDKTGTLTHNRMTVRESELTSPEMALLVSALCNNATISDDRVIGDPTDAAILSFAEENGYSRKELEEKYPRLMEIPLDSKRKRMTTINQLADGRYLLIKGAPEIILGRCSYVNYNGSLKAMDDDEVAKWMSRLNDMTSRALRVLALAYRKLPDGDEEERDLVFAGLVGMMDPPRKEAAEAIETCRKAGIKVVMITGDHRDTAVAIARELGLMDDGLALTGRELDELSDDEFEEMVEDVRVYARVFPEQKVRIVEALQRRGHVVAMTGDGVNDAPALKKAAIGVAMGSGTDVARESSDMVLQDDNFATIVKAVREGRTIFDNIRRFVKFQLSTNVGAILTIVSASLINLPVPFNPIQILWINIIMDGPPAQSLGVEPPESDIMLRKPEREDIMPRRNLLRIVIAGAVMAGGTLGLYMYMLSSGNGVERAMTVAFTVFVMFQIFNVFNCKSRTGLSNRTLIVAVAASLLLQILVVYLAPLEGVFRTVPLTVTDWVLIVAVASLILIAEALMRFADGRE from the coding sequence ATGGATATACTCATCATACTACTCATACTTGCGGCTGTGGCATCCTACTTTGTTGGTGATGTGCTCGATTCTGCAGTAATACTCTTCGTGGTGGTTGTGAATGCCACAGTTGGATTCATACAGGAATACAGGGCCGAGCAAGCAATGGAGAAACTCAAGGGCCTGGTATCAACTGAGGCCACGGTTATAAGGGACGGCATGACCCAGAAAATACCCGCCTCTGAGCTCACAATAGGAGATATTGTAATCATAGAGGAGGGGGACAATGTACCTGCGGACATCAGACTCATAGAATCCTATGACCTCCGCATAGACGAATCCACCCTTACAGGAGAATCCATACCCGTCCAGAAGACACATGAGAACCCTGAGGATGAAAGGGATGTTATCGCATTCATGGACTCTGACGTTGTATCAGGTCGCGGTAAGGGCGCCGTCATAGCCGTGGGCATGGATACATCGATAGGCAGGATAGCCGAGATGATACAGGAGGATGATGGTAAGACCCCCCTGCAGGAGAAGATAGCCTCCCTTGGAAAAAGTCTTGGGCTCATAGCGGTGGTTGTATGTGCCATGGTATTCGCCATACAGTTCCTCCGCGGACTTCCACTGGTTGACACCTTCATGACCGCTGTTTCACTTGCAGTTGCCTCTGTACCTGAGGGCCTTCCCGCCATACTTACACTGACCCTTGCACTTGGTATGCAGAGGATGGCCAGGAGCAATGCCATTGTAAGGAGGCTCCTTGCAGTTGAAACCCTGGGTTCATGTTCGGTGATCTGCACCGACAAGACAGGTACACTCACCCATAACCGGATGACCGTGAGGGAATCAGAGCTCACCTCACCAGAGATGGCACTCCTTGTATCAGCACTCTGCAACAACGCCACAATCTCAGATGATAGGGTCATAGGTGACCCAACCGATGCAGCCATACTGAGCTTCGCAGAAGAAAATGGATACAGTAGAAAGGAGCTTGAGGAGAAATACCCCCGTCTCATGGAGATACCCCTTGACAGTAAAAGGAAGAGGATGACCACCATAAACCAGCTGGCTGACGGGCGATACCTTCTCATCAAGGGGGCCCCTGAGATAATACTCGGCAGATGCAGTTACGTGAATTATAACGGATCCCTGAAGGCAATGGATGATGATGAAGTGGCTAAATGGATGTCCAGGCTCAACGATATGACATCAAGGGCCCTCCGTGTCCTCGCCCTTGCATACCGGAAACTGCCCGATGGCGATGAGGAGGAGAGGGACCTTGTGTTTGCTGGCCTCGTCGGTATGATGGACCCTCCACGAAAGGAGGCTGCCGAGGCCATAGAGACCTGCAGGAAAGCAGGTATAAAGGTTGTTATGATCACAGGCGACCACAGGGACACCGCGGTTGCCATAGCACGCGAACTGGGACTCATGGATGATGGTCTAGCCCTCACCGGAAGGGAACTCGATGAACTCTCTGATGATGAATTCGAGGAGATGGTGGAGGACGTGAGGGTCTATGCCCGTGTCTTCCCTGAACAGAAGGTCAGGATAGTTGAGGCCCTCCAGAGGAGGGGCCATGTGGTTGCCATGACAGGTGATGGTGTCAACGACGCCCCCGCCCTCAAGAAGGCCGCTATAGGTGTTGCCATGGGTAGCGGGACGGACGTTGCAAGGGAATCCTCTGACATGGTGCTCCAGGATGATAACTTCGCAACGATAGTTAAAGCTGTGAGGGAGGGGCGGACCATCTTCGATAACATAAGGCGCTTCGTTAAGTTCCAGCTTTCAACAAACGTCGGGGCCATCCTCACAATCGTATCGGCATCACTCATCAACCTCCCTGTGCCCTTCAACCCGATACAGATACTCTGGATAAACATAATAATGGACGGTCCCCCTGCACAGTCCCTGGGGGTTGAGCCCCCTGAATCCGATATAATGCTCAGAAAACCCGAGAGGGAGGATATAATGCCAAGACGGAACCTGCTGCGTATAGTAATTGCAGGTGCTGTCATGGCAGGGGGGACACTTGGGCTCTACATGTACATGCTCTCCTCAGGAAACGGTGTTGAGCGGGCGATGACAGTTGCATTCACGGTCTTTGTGATGTTCCAGATATTCAACGTATTCAACTGCAAGTCAAGGACCGGGCTTTCCAACAGGACCCTCATTGTTGCTGTTGCAGCCTCACTCCTTCTGCAGATCCTTGTGGTCTACCTTGCACCCCTGGAGGGCGTGTTCAGGACCGTACCCCTCACGGTTACAGACTGGGTCCTAATAGTCGCAGTGGCTTCCCTCATACTGATTGCAGAGGCCCTCATGAGGTTTGCTGACGGGCGGGAATGA
- a CDS encoding phosphorylating glyceraldehyde-3-phosphate dehydrogenase: MISVAINGYGTIGKRVADAVAAQDDMKVVGVSKTKPDFEARVAIEKGYDLYVSIPEREKLFDDAGIPVSGTVEDMLEEADIVVDATPEGIGAKNLELYREKGIKAIFQGGEKHDAIGLSFNSFTNYEESLGADYTRVVSCNTTGLCRTLKPIDDLCGIKKVRAVMVRRGADPVQVKKGPINAIVPNPPTVPSHHGPDLKTVMKGVNIHTVALLVPTTLMHQHNIMVELENPVDADEIKAKLDETTRVMLVRASEGLASTAEIMEYAKELGRSRNDLFEIPVWEESINVVEGELFYMQAVHQESDAVPESVDAVRALLELEEDNMKSIMKTNRAMGIL; encoded by the coding sequence ATGATATCTGTAGCCATTAACGGGTATGGGACAATAGGAAAGAGAGTCGCCGACGCTGTGGCTGCCCAGGACGACATGAAGGTCGTTGGTGTCAGCAAAACAAAACCTGATTTTGAGGCGAGGGTTGCAATTGAAAAGGGCTATGACCTCTATGTAAGCATCCCTGAACGTGAAAAGCTCTTTGATGATGCTGGAATCCCTGTGAGCGGTACCGTGGAGGACATGCTGGAGGAAGCAGACATCGTGGTTGATGCAACACCCGAGGGCATCGGTGCGAAGAATCTTGAACTGTACCGTGAAAAGGGGATAAAGGCCATATTCCAGGGTGGTGAAAAGCACGACGCCATTGGACTCTCATTCAACTCCTTCACAAACTACGAAGAGTCACTGGGGGCCGACTACACAAGGGTTGTTTCCTGCAACACCACTGGCCTCTGCAGGACCCTCAAACCAATAGATGACCTCTGCGGAATAAAGAAGGTGAGGGCAGTGATGGTCAGAAGGGGTGCTGACCCTGTACAGGTGAAAAAGGGTCCAATAAACGCCATTGTACCAAACCCCCCAACGGTCCCCTCACACCACGGACCCGACCTCAAAACCGTCATGAAGGGTGTCAACATCCACACAGTTGCACTCCTTGTCCCCACAACACTGATGCACCAGCACAACATAATGGTGGAACTGGAGAACCCTGTGGACGCCGATGAGATAAAAGCGAAGCTGGACGAGACAACCAGGGTCATGCTTGTAAGGGCCTCAGAGGGCCTTGCATCAACCGCAGAGATAATGGAGTACGCCAAGGAACTTGGAAGGTCAAGGAATGACCTCTTCGAGATACCTGTCTGGGAGGAATCCATAAATGTTGTCGAAGGGGAACTATTCTACATGCAGGCGGTCCACCAGGAATCCGATGCCGTCCCAGAGAGTGTGGATGCAGTAAGGGCCCTCCTTGAACTTGAAGAGGACAACATGAAGTCCATAATGAAGACCAACAGGGCCATGGGCATACTCTAA
- the top6B gene encoding DNA topoisomerase VI subunit B translates to MARQALDLFDEGFQELTPSEFFRKNKQMLGFTGKIRSLTIVFHELITNSFDAAEEAGILPEIKIDLKRIGKDHYILRHQDNGPGIPEKYIPKVFCTMFAGSKFRNIQSRGQQGLGCSGCVLLSQMTTGKPIKVISGTRENGELKGVKMTLKMDVKKNQGLILEKEDVAVEDTGVCIELHFKDVSYSLSEQGAYEYIRRTMIANPHAKIIFNDPTGNRYVFNRASDVIPPMPKEVLPHPWGVTADDLIFMAKHTDKRRFRSMLTSNLSRMSSKKIKELEELTGIDLNKRPKDMKWEEAEKIVEAFKKMKFMSPPTSGLIPIGEEQIEKGMREILQPEFTATVTRKPKTYRGGIAFVVEAGIAYGGNSGRMVGDQRKAEIMRFANRVPLTFDAGSCAITEGVKSLDWRRYGIRDLENTPLTIFVNIVSTNVPYLSTGKQSVAPEPEILHEIRQATMIAARKLYKYLRKKKAAKEEAERAKVFETYVPVIIKQAALLAEREAPDYRKLLDTVTRRAKLEILGESLDE, encoded by the coding sequence TTGGCTAGGCAAGCTTTGGATCTATTTGACGAAGGATTCCAGGAACTCACTCCCTCAGAATTCTTCAGAAAAAACAAGCAGATGCTGGGTTTTACAGGGAAAATAAGGTCACTGACGATAGTTTTTCATGAACTCATAACAAACAGTTTTGACGCCGCAGAAGAGGCAGGCATACTCCCTGAGATCAAAATAGATCTCAAAAGGATTGGTAAGGACCACTACATCCTCAGACACCAGGACAACGGCCCTGGGATACCTGAAAAGTACATCCCGAAAGTATTCTGTACCATGTTCGCCGGGTCCAAATTCAGGAACATCCAGTCCAGGGGGCAGCAGGGACTTGGATGCAGTGGTTGCGTGCTATTATCACAGATGACCACAGGTAAACCCATAAAGGTCATATCAGGGACCAGGGAAAACGGTGAACTCAAGGGGGTCAAGATGACCCTCAAGATGGACGTTAAGAAGAACCAGGGCCTCATACTCGAAAAGGAGGATGTGGCGGTTGAGGACACAGGGGTCTGCATAGAACTCCACTTCAAGGACGTCTCCTACTCACTATCAGAGCAGGGGGCCTACGAGTACATAAGGAGGACAATGATAGCCAACCCCCATGCAAAGATAATATTCAATGACCCCACAGGGAACCGCTACGTCTTCAACAGAGCATCAGACGTCATCCCCCCAATGCCAAAGGAGGTCCTCCCGCACCCATGGGGTGTCACAGCCGATGACCTCATATTCATGGCAAAGCACACCGACAAGAGACGCTTCAGAAGTATGCTCACAAGTAATCTCTCAAGGATGTCCTCCAAGAAGATAAAGGAACTCGAGGAGCTCACAGGCATAGACCTCAACAAGCGCCCCAAGGACATGAAGTGGGAGGAGGCCGAGAAGATAGTTGAGGCCTTCAAGAAGATGAAGTTCATGTCACCACCAACCTCAGGCCTCATACCCATCGGGGAGGAGCAGATTGAGAAGGGTATGAGGGAGATACTCCAGCCAGAATTCACCGCCACCGTGACAAGGAAACCCAAAACCTACCGTGGGGGTATAGCCTTTGTGGTTGAGGCAGGTATAGCCTACGGCGGAAACTCAGGTAGAATGGTCGGTGACCAGAGGAAGGCCGAGATAATGAGGTTCGCCAACAGGGTCCCCCTCACCTTTGACGCAGGTAGCTGCGCAATAACCGAGGGTGTTAAGAGCCTTGACTGGAGGCGTTACGGCATAAGGGACCTTGAAAATACACCGCTCACCATATTCGTGAATATCGTATCAACCAACGTCCCGTACCTCTCAACAGGTAAGCAGAGCGTGGCACCCGAACCTGAAATACTCCATGAGATCAGGCAGGCCACCATGATAGCTGCAAGGAAACTATACAAGTACCTCAGGAAGAAGAAGGCCGCCAAGGAGGAGGCCGAGAGGGCCAAGGTATTTGAAACATACGTTCCGGTGATCATAAAGCAGGCGGCTCTCCTGGCAGAGAGGGAGGCACCTGATTACAGGAAACTCCTGGACACAGTTACAAGAAGGGCAAAACTTGAAATTCTGGGGGAATCACTAGATGAATAG
- a CDS encoding serine protein kinase RIO, giving the protein MDPEETGQAPELRALKSGAVDRVDSDLGRMEAVKRLKGVEDRRVGSEVFDELTLKTLYKLANSGYLAVLNGAVSTGKEANVFKGITDKDEFVAVKIYRVATSDFKKMQYYIQGDPRFRVRTTNRRQLVQAWVNKEFRNLKRALEAGVRVPEPVVARDNILIMEFIGNDGEPAPTMREVPPDDPERVLELIVEYMHRLYTDARLVHGDLSFFNILNHSGEPVIIDVSQAMVLDHPLAMELLERDIKNVVRDFKRLGVSVSEDDIRKKIKKEPEPPTKTSTKEKN; this is encoded by the coding sequence ATGGATCCTGAAGAAACAGGGCAGGCCCCTGAACTCAGGGCACTTAAATCAGGGGCTGTGGATAGGGTAGACTCTGATCTTGGACGGATGGAGGCCGTCAAGAGGTTGAAGGGTGTTGAGGACCGAAGGGTGGGAAGTGAGGTCTTTGATGAGCTTACCCTCAAAACACTCTACAAGCTTGCCAACTCAGGTTACCTTGCGGTGCTCAATGGTGCTGTGAGCACAGGTAAGGAGGCGAATGTCTTCAAGGGCATAACAGATAAAGACGAATTTGTTGCTGTCAAGATCTACCGTGTCGCCACATCTGACTTCAAGAAGATGCAGTACTACATACAGGGCGACCCGAGATTCAGGGTGAGGACAACCAACAGACGCCAGCTTGTCCAGGCCTGGGTTAACAAGGAGTTTCGGAACCTTAAAAGGGCCCTTGAAGCAGGTGTCCGTGTGCCAGAACCCGTGGTTGCAAGGGACAACATACTCATAATGGAGTTCATCGGGAATGACGGTGAACCGGCTCCCACCATGAGGGAGGTTCCACCTGATGACCCTGAGAGGGTCCTTGAGTTGATAGTTGAGTACATGCACCGCCTCTACACTGATGCAAGGCTTGTGCACGGTGATCTATCCTTCTTCAACATACTGAACCATTCAGGAGAACCAGTTATAATCGACGTATCCCAGGCAATGGTCCTTGACCACCCACTGGCCATGGAACTCCTTGAAAGGGATATAAAAAACGTGGTCCGTGACTTTAAAAGGCTGGGGGTCAGTGTAAGTGAGGATGATATAAGGAAAAAAATTAAAAAAGAACCGGAGCCCCCTACAAAAACCAGCACCAAGGAAAAGAATTAA
- the cobK gene encoding precorrin-6A reductase, translating into MNVIVMAGTRDARRIIEELSRDPRIDITATATTEYGAELAESSGALRTVRGPLDRLGLGELIDEIGAELLIDATHPFAARATENALLACRDTGITYLRFQRPRLDVEGAIRVDSFREAGEVASSLLREGEVAMHLAGVSTLPEVLESLDPDRVAARVLPRTSSIEACHRLGVPPEQIIAMQGTFSPEMNRVLMKEYHAGAVITKDSGETGGLREKVAAASELGIPIIIVERPRVDMKGEKAFHDINELVEYVKEIMNKKHQ; encoded by the coding sequence ATGAATGTTATTGTGATGGCGGGAACCAGGGATGCGAGGAGGATCATAGAAGAACTCTCAAGGGATCCGCGAATTGATATAACCGCCACAGCAACCACCGAATACGGTGCTGAGCTTGCTGAAAGTTCAGGGGCATTAAGAACCGTCAGAGGTCCCCTTGACAGACTTGGACTGGGCGAACTGATAGATGAAATCGGCGCTGAACTCCTCATAGACGCCACCCACCCCTTCGCGGCAAGGGCCACCGAAAACGCACTCCTTGCATGCCGGGATACAGGCATAACCTACCTGAGGTTCCAAAGGCCACGGCTGGATGTTGAGGGTGCCATAAGGGTTGACTCATTCAGGGAGGCCGGGGAGGTGGCCTCATCACTCCTCAGGGAGGGTGAGGTTGCGATGCACCTTGCAGGGGTCTCAACACTACCTGAGGTTCTTGAGTCACTGGATCCAGATAGGGTTGCCGCCAGGGTCCTGCCACGGACCTCATCAATTGAGGCATGCCACAGACTCGGGGTGCCCCCCGAACAGATCATCGCAATGCAGGGCACATTCTCCCCAGAGATGAACAGGGTGCTCATGAAGGAATACCATGCAGGCGCGGTTATCACAAAGGACAGTGGGGAGACAGGGGGCCTCCGTGAGAAGGTTGCCGCTGCATCAGAGCTTGGAATACCAATCATCATCGTTGAGAGGCCAAGGGTTGACATGAAAGGCGAGAAGGCATTCCATGACATTAATGAACTTGTGGAATATGTCAAAGAGATCATGAATAAAAAACACCAATAA